The sequence GCCGTGGTCTTGTCGGTGCGTTCGAGCTCGTGCAGCGCGGTGGTGATCAGCCGGCTACCGGTGCTGCCCACCGGGTGACCCAGCGCGATCGCGCCGCCGTTGACGTTCACCTTGTCCATGTCGGGGTTGTGCACCCGCGCCCAGGACAACACGACCGACGCGAAGGCCTCGTTGATCTCGGTGATGTCGATGTCACCCATCTTCATCCCGGCCTTTTCCAGCACCTTGGCGGTCGACTGCACGGGGCCGTCGAGGTGGTAGTACGGCTCGGCGCCCACCAACGCCTGGCTGACGATGCGCGCGCGGGGCTTCAGCCCGAGCGCGCGTGCCTTCGTCTCGTCCATCCACAGCACCGCGGCCGCGCCGTCGGAGATCTGCGACGACGTGCCCGCCGTGTGCAGACCGCCCTCGATCACCGTCTTGAGCCCGGCGAGACCCTCCATCGTGGTGTCGCGAAGACCCTGGTCCCGGGTGACGACGTGGCGCTCGCTCGTGGGTTGGTTCTGTTCGTCGAGCACCGGCGCCTCGATGCCGCTGATCTCGCGATCGAACCGGCCCTCGGCCCAGGCCTGCTTGGCCTTGGCCTGCGAGTAGAAACCGAACTCATCGAGTTCCTCGCGGGTGATGCCGCGGCGTTTGGCGATCCGCTCGGCCGCGGTGAACTGATCGGGCAGGTCGATGTCCCACGACGCCGGGCGCAGGATGCTGCGGTCAGGCCCCGCGTTCGCGCCCAGCCCGACCCGGCTCATCGCCTCGATCCCGCAGGCGATGCCGATGTCGATGGCGTCGGCGGCGATCAGGCCCGCGATCAGCCCGTTGGCCTGCTGACCGCTGCCGCACTGGCAGTCCACGGTCGCCGCGCCGACGTGCTCGGGCAGCCCGGCCACCAGCCAACTCACCCGGGTGATGTTGTTGGACTGCTCCCCGAACTGGGTGACGCAGCCGCCGATGACCTGTTCCACGTCACCGGCGTCGATGCCGGCCTTCTCGACAAGCGCCTTCTGGGTGGCGCCCAGCAGTTCCGTGGCATGCAAGCCGGATAGCCACCCGTTTCGCTTTCCGATGGGGCTGCGAGTGGCTTCAACGATGACAGGTGTACCCATTCCGTCAGGTTAGAACACGTTTCATTACCCTGACAAGCGGGGATGCCGACCTGCCTTTTATCTGCGCAGAAGGCATGTTTTACTGGCACTAGAACACGTTGCAGAAGGAGCGCGAGGATGCCTTGTCCGAACCTGCCCAAGGGATTCGATCCCCTCGACGCAGAGCTGAACCTCAAGGGTCTGCCAGTCGCTGAACTCGCCGAACTGCGCAAGTCCGAGCCCGTCCACTGGGTCGACGTGCCGGAGGGCACCGGCGGGTTCGGCGACAAAGGCTACTGGATCGTCACCAAGCACGCCGAGGTGAAAGAGGTATCGCGGCGCAGCGACGTCTTCGGCAGCTCGCCGAACGGCGCCATCCCGGTGTGGCCGAAGGACATGACCCGCGAAGCCATCGACCTGCAGCGCAACGTGTTGCTGAACATGGACGCGCCGCAGCACACCCGGCTGCGCAAGATCATCTCGCGCGGGTTCACGCCCCGCGCGGTCGGACGGCTCGAGGACGAACTGCGGGCCCGCGCGCAGAAGATCGCCGAGGCCGCCGCCGCCTTGGAGAGCGGTGACTTCGTCGAGCAGGTGGCCTGCGAGCTGCCGCTGCAGGCCATCGCCGAGTTGCTTGGCGTGCCGCAGGACGACCGCGACAAGATCTTCCGCTGGTCCAACGAGATGACCGCAGGCGAGGACCCCGAGTACGCCGACGTCGATCCGGCGATGTCGTCGGTCGAGTTGATCCAGTACGCGATGAAGATGGCCGAGGACCGTGCCAAGAACCCGACCGAGGACATCGTCACCAAGCTGATCGAGGCCGACATCGACGGCGAGAAGCTCACCGACGACGAGTTCGGCTTCTTCGTGGTGATGTTGGCGGTCGCAGGCAACGAAACGACGCGCAACTCGATCACCCACGGCATGATCGCGTTCTCGCAGAACCCCGACCAGTGGGAGCTGTTCAAGAAGGAGCGTCCGCAGTCCGCCGTCGACGAGATCGTGCGCTGGGCCACCCCGGTGTCGGCCTTCCAGCGCACCGCGCTGGAAGACGTCGAACTGGGCGGGGTGAAGATCAAGAAGGGCGAGCGCGTGGTGATGTCCTACCGCTCGGCGAACTTCGACGAAGACGTGTTCGAGGATCCCTACACGTTCAATATCCTGCGCGACCCGAACCCGCACGTCGGCTTCGGCGGCACGGGTGCCCATTACTGCATCGGCGCCAACCTGGCCCGGATGACGATCTACCTGATCTTCAACGCCATCGCCGACCACATGCCCGATCTGACGCCGATCGGGGAGCCCGAGCGGCTGAAGTCGGGGTGGCTCAACGGCATCAAGCACTGGCAGGTTGACTACACCGGTGAGTGCCCCGTCAAGCACTGATCGGCACGGAACCGGATCACCTGCGCGCTGCGCGTCGTTCGGATAAGGAGGACGGGTGGATTTCACGCCCAACCCGGAGCAGCAGGCTGTCGCCGATGTGGTGACCTCCGTGCTCGACCGGGACAACAGCTGGGATGCCCTGGTCGCCGGCGGGGTGACCGCGCTGGCGGTGCCCGAGCGCCTCGGTGGTGACGGTGTCGGGTTGTCCGAGGTGGCCACGGCGCTGACCGAGATCGGCCGACACGGCACGGTCAGCCCCGCATTGGCCACGCTGGGCTTCGGGCTGCTGCCGCTGCGTGAGCTGGCCACCGACGAGCAGCAGGACCGGTATCTGGCCGGGGTGGCCAAGGGGGCGGTGCTGACGGCGGCGCTCAACGAACCCGGTGCGCCGCTGCCCGACCAGCCCGCCACGGTGCTGTCGCAATCAGCTGACGGTCACCGGCTCAACGGCACCAAAATCGCCGTTCCCTATGCGGGACAGGCGGAATGGATGATCGTGACCGCCGGCACCGGTGTCGTCGTCGTGTCGCCGAAGGCCGCGGGCGTCGAGGTGACCAAGACCCCGACCTCGAACGGGAGCGACGAGTACACCGTCACGTTCACCGATGCGCCGGTCGACGGGGTGCTGGACGGCGCACAGCCCCGCCGCGTCGATCAGTTGGCGCTGGCCGCGATCGGCGCGTTCGCCTCTGGCCTGGTCGCCGGTGCGCTGCGGCTGACCGCGGACTACGTCGCGAACCGCGAGCAGTTCGGAAAACCGCTGTCAACGTTTCAGACGGTGGCAGCACAGCTGGCCGAGGTCTATATCGCTTCGCGCACTTTGACGTTGGTGGCGACGTCGGTGGCGTGGCGGCTGGCCGAAGGACGTGACGCGGACGAGGATCTCGATGTCCTCGGCTACTGGCTGGCGTCTCAGGCGCCGCCGGTGATGCAGCTCTGTCACCACCTGCACGGCGGCATGGGCATGGACATCACCTATCCGATGGACCGCTACTACTCCACGATCAAAGACCTCACGCGCTTGGTGGGCGGTCCGTCGCACCGGCTCGATTTGGTGGGAGCGGCACTGGGCGAGCGAAGCGACGGGAGCTAGGCATGTACATCGACCTGACACCCGAACAGAAGAAGCTGCAGGCCGAACTGCGCGAGTACTTTGCGAACCTCATCTCCCCCGAAGAGACCAAGGAGATGGAGAAGGATCGCCACGGCAAGGCGTACCGCGCGGTCATCAAGCGGATGGGAGCCGATGGCAAGCTCGGCGTCGGCTGGCCAAAGGAATTCGGGGGCCTGGGCTTTGGGCCGATCGAGCAGTCGATCTTCGTCAACGAGGCCCAGCGCGCCGATGTGCCGTTGCCCGCGGTCACGCTGCAGACCGTCGGGCCCACGCTGCAGCAGTACGGCACGGCGGCGCAGAAGAAGAAGTTCCTGCCCGCGATCCTCGCCGGCGAGGTGCACTTCGCGATCGGCTACACCGAGCCGGAGGCCGGCACCGACCTGGCGTCGCTGCGCACCAGCGCGGTGCGGCAGGGCGACGAGTACATCGTCAACGGGCAGAAGGTCTTCACCACCGGCGGGCACGACGCGGACTACATTTGGCTGGCTTGCCGTACGGATCCAGAAGCGGTGAAGCACAAGGGCATTTCGATCCTGATCGTCGACACCAAGGATCCCGGTTACTCCTGGACGCCGATGATCCTGTCCGACGGTGCGCACCACACCAACGCCACCTATTACAACGATGTTCGGGTGCCGGCCGACATGCTCGTCGGCGAGGAGAACGGCGGCTGGAAGCTCATCACCACCCAGCTCAACAACGAACGCGTGATGCTGGGGCCCGCCGGCCGGGTCGCCTCGCTCTACGACCACGTGCACGCGTGGGCGTCCAAGCCGGGCAGCAACGGGGTCGCCCCGCTCGAGTATGACGACGTGAAGCGCTCGCTGGGCGAGCTCAAAGCCATGTGGCGCATCAACGAGCTGCTCAATTGGCAGGTCGCCGCGTCCGGTGAGACCATCGACGTCGCCGATGCGGCTGCCACCAAAGTGTTTGGCACCGAACGCATCCAGTACGCGGGCCGGCTCGCCGAGGAGATCGTCGGCAGGTACGGAGATCCGGCCGATCCGGACACCGCGGAGCTGCTGAGATGGCTCGACAGCCAGACCAAACGGAACTTGGTGATCACGTTCGGCGGAGGTGTCAACGAGGTGATGCGGGAGATGATCGCGGCGGCAGGGCTGAAGGTGCCGAGGGTGCCGCGGTGAGCACGGTCGAGGACATCAAGGCCGCGGCCGACCGGGTCAAGGCCGAAGGTAAGAGCAAGCCACGGCTCGGCCGTCATCCGGTCAACCAGCCGATGATCGACCATTGGCTCGACGCGATGGGCGACAAGAACCCCATCTACGTCGACGACGCTGCGGCCAAGGCCGCCGGCCACCCCGGCAAGGTCGCGCCGCCGGCGATGATCCAGGTGTGGACCATGATGGGCCTCGGCGGCGTGCGGCCCGACGACGACCCGCTCGGCAAGATCATCGAATTGTTCGATGACGCAGGCTATATCGGTGTGGTCGCAACCAACTGTGAACAGACATATCACCGGTATCTGCGGGTCGGCGAGGAGGTCAGCGTCACCGCGGAGCTGACCGACGTCGTCGGCCCCAAGAACACCGCACTCGGCGAGGGATTCTTCATCACGCAGAAGATCACCTGGCAGGTCGGTGACGAACCTGTCGCCGAGATGATGTGGCGCATCATGAAGTTCCGGCCCGCCGCCGACGATTCAGCGCCTGCGGCCGCCCGGGTGCCGGACGACCTGGACGCCGACGCGATGATGCGGCCGGCGTCGTCGCGGGACACCAAGTTCTTCTGGGACGGCGTCAATGCGCACGAACTGCGCATCCAGAAGCGTCCCGACGGCACGCTGCAGCATCCGCCGGTGCCCGCGTTGTGGCAGGACAAGGAGAAGCCGACCGAGTACGTGGTGGCCAGCGGCAAGGGCACCGTGTTCAGCTTCGTGGTGCACCATGCGCCGAAGGTCCCGGGTCGCACCCTGCCGTTCGTGATCGCGCTCGTCGAACTCGAAGAAGGCGTCCGCATGCTCGGCGAGCTGCGCAATGTCGACCCATCCGCCGTGCAGATCGGAATGCCTGTCCGCGCAACGTTTATCGACTTCCCCGAAGGATCTTCAGGCCCGGCCTGGACACTGTACGCATGGGAGCCGGACACGTGAGCACCCCGACCGTTGAGGTGGGCACCAAGCTGCCCGAGCTGTCGCTGTACGGCGATCCGACGTTCATCGTGGCGACGGCGATCGCCACGCGCGACTATCAGGATGTCCACCACGACCGTGACAAGGCGCAGGCCAAGGGATCCAAGGACATCTTCGTCAACATCCTCACCGACACGGGTCTGGTGCAGCGCTACATCACCGACTGGGCCGGCCCCACCGCGGTCATCAAGTCGATCGGCCTGCGCCTCGGGGTGCCGTGGTATGCCTACGACACCGTGACGTTCCGGGGTGAGGTCACCGCGATCGACGACGGGCTGATCACGTTGAAGATCACCGGAAGCAACAGCCTGGGTGACCATGTGATCGCGACCGCGACGCTAACCATCGGAGGGGGTAACTGATGCCCGGCGAGTTGTCCGGCAAGGCGGCGATCGTCGGGATCGGCGCCACCGACTTCTCCAAGAACTCGGGCCGCAGCGAGCTTCGGCTCGCGTCTGAGGCTGTGCTGGATGCGCTCGACGACGCCGGGCTGACACCGGCCGACGTCGACGGCATGGTCACGTTCACGATGGACTCCAACACCGAGGTGGCCATCGCGCGCGCCATCGGCATCGGCGATTTGACGTTCTTCTCCAAGATCCACCACGGCGGCGGTGCTGCCTGCGCGACGATCCAGCAAGCCGCGATCGCGGTGGCGACCGGTGTTGCGGAATGCGTTGTGGCATACCGTGCTTTCAACGAGCGCTCCGGCACCCGGTTCGGTCAGGTGCAGATGCGGTTGGTCGAGAATGCCGACTCGACCGGTGTGGACAACTCGTTCTCGTATCCGCACGGCTTGTCCACGCCGGCCGCGCAGGTGGCGATGATCGCCAGGCGGTACATGCACTTGTCGGGCGCCACCAGCAGGGACTTCGGCGCGGTTTCGGTGGCCGACCGCAGGCACGCGGCCAACAACCCGAAGGCGTACTTCTACCAGAAACCGATCACCATTGAGGATCACCAGAACTCGCGGTGGATCGCCGAACCTCTGCGGCTGCTGGACTGCTGTCAGGAAACCGACGGCGGGGTGGCGCTGGTGGTCACGTCCGCCGAGCGGGCCAAGGACCTCAAGCACCGGCCGGCGATCATCGAGGCGGCGTCGCAGGGGTCCAGCCCGGATCAGTACTCGATGGTCAGCTATTACCGCCCTGAGCTCGGGCTGCCCGAAATGGGGTTGGTGGGCAGGCAGTTGTGGGCGCAGTCGGGCCTGACGCCGGCCGACATCCAAACCGCCGTCCTCTACGACCATTTCACGCCGTTCACGCTGATTCAGCTGGAGGAGCTGGGTTTCTGCGACAAGGGCGACGCGAAGGACTTCGTCGCCGACGGCGCCATCGAGATCGGCGGACGGCTGCCGATCAACACCCACGGCGGGCAGCTGGGTGAGGCCTACATCCACGGCATGAACGGAATCGCCGAAGCCGTCCGGCAGCTGCGCGGAACGTCGGTCAACCCCGTGCCGAACGTCGAGCACGTGCTGGTCACCGCGGGCACCGGGGTGCCGACATCGGGGCTGATCCTGGGCTGACACGCCACGGGCCATTACTCTCGGAACCCGTGAGTTCGTCTCAGCCGCCGGGCCCGTCGTCTGACCCGGAGCGCGACGAGCACGACAGCGGGACGCGCCGGTACGACGTCCCGGTCACCGTGACGCCACGGCCGGTGCAGCCACGCTCGGTACCCAGGTCGGTGCTGACCGCGGGGGCAGCCGTCATCGTCGTCGCCGTCGTGGGCGGGCTGGCGTACTGGCTGATGCGGCCGACGCCGGAACCCGCGCCCACTCCAGTGCCGCCGCCGGCACCGGCCTCGACGACACCACCGCCGGCGTCGTCGCCGTCGCCGTCACCGCGCGCCGAGGACGAGGCGCGGCTGATGCAGATGCTTCCACCCGGCTACCCGCCCGGCTCGTGCGAACCGGCGGATCCGCCGGAAAGCGTTCTGGTACAGGCCAATTGCGCCAATAACGTTGATCCGGACGGTCCGCTGTCGGCGGTCTACACGCTGGTCGGCGACAGGGCGGCGCTCGACGCCGCGTTCACCACCGCGATGCAGGCCGCGACCCAGGTGGTCTGTCCCGGCAACATCCAGTCACCGGGGCCGTGGCGGCGCAACGCCACCCCGGAGAAGGTCAGCGGCACGCTGTTCTGCGGCCTTCGGGAAGGTCAGCCGACCGTGATCTGGACCGACGAGGAGCGGCTGCTGGTCAGCGCCGTCGACAGCGGCCCGCAGGGACCGACCTTCCCGCAGCTGTACGCGTGGTGGTCATCTCACTCGTGACAGCCGGTGGCCGTCCAGGTCAGGGCGTCGGAGCCGGCGTGTAGGTGGCCGGCGTCGGCGCCTGGTCGCCAGCGGGCACCGGGGTTCCGTGGCTGCCCGCGGGCCGCGGCGTGCCTTCCGCGGGCACCGGCTCAGTACCCTCCGGCAGCGGCGTGCCCTGGCTGCCCTGGGGCGCCTCGGTGCCCATCGCGGCGGGTGCGGCGGGTGTGCCCTCGGGCACCGGTGCGGCCTCGGCCGGGCTCTGTGCGCCCGACGACGGATACGACGTCGAGGTCGCGCCGCTGGACGCCGACTCCGGTGCCTGGACCCAGACGATCAGATCCTGGCCGCCGGAGTTGTACACCACGCTGTTCGGCTCAGCGCCGGTGACGTCGAAATACACCTTGCCGGTGGTCTGTTCGCCCTGCGGCAGGGTGGCCGGGTTGACCCCTTGCGGAGTCGCCACACCGAACAGGGCCCGATACGTCTGACCGTCGCTGGAACGCGCGTTGAAATTCGAGACGATGGGGGTCACCGCGCCTTGGATAGCTTGATCGTTGGCGGTGGCTTCCCACAGCGTGCCCTGCACGGCATAGGGAATCGCGTCGCTGCTCGGCTGAAGGTTGTCGACGGTCCAGCCCTGAATGACGTTTCCGTCAACCAACTTTCCCTGATCGCCCAGGTTCAGCGTCTGAACCTGGATCTGTGTCTGTGTCTGTGTGGTGGCTTCGGCCTCCGGGTCCGCACCCGCAACCGGCACGGCGAGGAAGCCGATGACTCCGGCCGCAGCGAATGTCGCGGTTGCCGAGATCGTGATCTTGCTCATCTTCGTCAAGGTGATGCTCCTGGTCGTCCGATTTTCGGCATCCCCTTCCTGCGGGGACGGTCTTTCCAAACCGAAAGTAGCAGGTCGCGTGGTATTTGTGGACTGCCGCTGGCATGCCCGAACGCGAGATATGTTCGGAGAACTAAGGTTCAGCAACGTTCGACGCCGCATCGGCATCGGCGTCACCTATGCCGACTTGGGATTCGAACCTTAGTGGCAAAGCTGATTTCGGGAGCTTGTCAGCCCGGGATCAATTCGACGCCGGCCAGTGCCACCGCATCGTCACGCTGGGGCGCGGTGACCGTCCCGACGAAACCGTCACCCTCTTTCCAGATGCGCGCCTTCAGCGTTTCGCCGGGAAAGACCACCCCGGCGAAACGCGCACCGTAACGTGCCACCCGGGCGGTGTCGCCGTCGAGCAGCGCGTCCACCATCGCCTTGCACGTCATGCCGTAGGTGCACAAGCCGTGCAGGATCGGCTTCGGAAAGCCCGCGGCCGCAGCGAAATCCGGATCGGAGTGCAGCGGGTTGCGATCCCCGCACATGCGGTAAAGCAAAGCCTGCTGCGGCGACACCGGAATAGTCAGCTCGAAGTCGGGTGCGCGCTGCGGAGGCTCCGAGGACGTCGACGGTCCCCGCTCGCCGCCGAAGCCGCCCTCGCCGCGGGCGAAGATCGAGCGCTTCTGGGTCCACAGCAACGTGCCATCCGGCGCGGTGACCGTCGTCTCCGACCAGATCACCGCGGCCTTGCCCTTGTCCCAGATGTCGGTGAACCTCGTGACGGCACGGCCGGTACCCGACGGGGGGATCGGGCCGGGCACCGATACCGCCTCGCTCGCGTGCAGCACCTTGGACAGCTCGATGTCGATACCGGGGAACTGCACCGCCGGAGGCTCGGTCATGTGGAAGCTCTGCGCGACGTTGCCGAACGTCGGAAGCACCTGCGGCGTGTCGTCGACCAGATACCGCAACTCGCGCTTGTCCATCGGGTCCATTCCCGCGCCGAGTGCGAGCTGGTAGAGCTGGACATCGCTGCTGGACCAGGAGAATTCGGCGGCCGGCAACTCCGCGCCGAGGGCTTCGTCGAGATTGATCGGCATCAGTTCTTCCCCGTGTTCTATGTCGCCGGCTTTGCGGCTCCGGCGATATGTAGTGCTGCAAGGTAACCGAACGTCATCGCCGGGCCGATGGTCCCGCCCGGACCGGGATAGGTGTGCCCCATCACCGGTGCGCTGACATTGCCTGCAGCATATAGCCCTTCGATCACCGAGCCGTCGTCGCGCAGCGCACGGCCGTGCACGTCGGTGCGAATTCCGCCCTTGGTGCCCAGATCCCCGGGCACCAGCTTGGCCGCGTAATACGGCGCATGGCTGATTTCGCCGAGGTTGGGGTTGGGCTTGTTTGTCGGGTCGCCGTAGTAGCGGTCGTAGGCGCTCTCGCCGCGGTGGAAGTCCTCGTCGACCCCGGTGCGGGCGAAGCCGTTGAACCGCTCGACCGTCGCCTTGAACGTATCGACGGGCAGGCCCGCTTTCGCCGCGAGCTCGTCGAGGGTGTCGGCCGCGATGATGACGCCGGACTCCAGCCACTTCTTCGGGATACGTTGTCCGGGCTGCAATCCGGCGAAGATGTAGCGGTCGCGGTACTGCTGGTCGAACACCAGCCAGGCCGGGATGTTCTCACCCGGCCCTGGTCCCTGTCCGTACTTTCCGCCGTACATGTGGTGGCAGGCCTCCACATACGGCATGGATTCGTTCATGAACCGTTTGCCGGCCATGTTCACGATGATCGAACCCGGCGAATTGCGCTCCGACAGCGCGAACCACGGCGCTCCGACCAGCGGCACGGTCGGGCCCCACCAGGCGTCCTCCATGATGTCGAGTGCGGCGCCGAGCTTCTCGGCGGCGAGGATGCCGTCGCCGGTGTTGGCCTTCGCGCCCACCGTCCACTCGGTGCTGATCGGCGCACGCTGGTACTTCACCCGCATCTGCTCGTTGTGCTCGAAACCGCCCGAGCCGAGGATCACGGCGCGCCGAGCCCGGATCAGTTCTGGCTCAGTGGATTCCGACGCAGCGGTGTTCCGTGCATCAACCACGTAGATTCCGCGCACCACGCCGTCCTCGACGTAGAGGTCGGTCAACGCGGTGTTGAGACGGACCGGAACTCCTGCCTCTCGCAACCCGATGCGCAGCGGCCCGATCAGCGCGCGTCCCATGCCGACCAGGTTCTTGCCGGTGACCTTGCCCCAGGTGGCGCGGACACCGACCTTCAGGCTGCGTAGCAGTCCGCGCGGGTGGCGCTTGAGTTGGTTGAGCCGGACGTAGTCCTGCTGCATGACGACCATGTTCATCGGAACCTTGCCGTAGGGCGGCTCCAGACCGGGCAGGTCGGGTCCCAGCTTGTTGGCGTTGAACGGCTTGGGTTCCACGGAGCGTCCGGTGGGCTTGCCGCCGGGAACCTCGGGATAGTAGTCGGAGTAGCCGGGTACCCAGCACAGCTTCAGCGGCGAGTGCTTGAGCACGAAGGACAGCATTTCCGGGCCGCGCTCGAGATAGGTGTCGATCTTCTCGGCGGGTACGACGTCACCGATGATCGTGTGCAGATACTTGCGCGCGGCGTCGGCAGTGTCCTTGACGCCGTCGCGCTTGAGCACCTCGTTGTTCGGGATCCACACACCGCCGCCTGACCGCGCAGTGGAACCGCCGTAGTGTGCGGCCTTCTCAACGACTATCGTCGAGAGTCCCTGGTGAGCTGCGGTGAGGGCGGCGACCATGCCGGCGGCGCCGCTGCCCACCACGACGACGTCATACTCCTGTCCGGTCATGTAGAACACGTTATAGAATTGCCCGGCCGACCTACAACTGCGCCGGTCGACGAAACGAGGGGACTTCACCCAGATGCTCAGTTCCGAGGTCCGCGAACGGCTGGCCGCCGATCTGGCCCAGGCCGAGCGCAGCCGAGTTCCGATCTCCCCGCTGACCGACGGCCATCCCGACATCGACGTCGTTGATGCCTACGAGATCCAGCTGATCAACATTCGGCAGAAGGTCGCCGAAGGCGCCAAGGTCATCGGCCACAAGGTCGGGCTGTCGTCGAAGGCGATGCAGCAGATGATGAACGTCGATGAACCCGATTACGGGCACCTCCTCGATGTGATGCAGGTGTTCGAGGACAAGCCGGTGAGGTCCGCCGACTATCTCTATCCGCGGGTCGAGGTCGAGGTGGGTTTCATCCTGGCCGACGACCTGCCCGGCGCCGACTGCACAGAGGCCGACGTGCTGGCCGCCACGGAGGCGTTCGCGCCCGCCATCGAGTTGATCGACACCCGGATCAGGGACTGGAAGATCAAGCTCTGCGACACCATCGCCGACAACGCGTCCTCGGCGGGCTGGGTGCTCGGGGAGAACCGGGTCTCACCCAAGGACATCGACATCACCGCGATCGACGCCGTGCTGACCCGCAACGGCGAGGTGGTGGCCAAGGGCCGCAGCGACGCGGTGCTGGGCAACCCGGTGACGGCGGTGGCGTGGTTGGCGCGCAAGGTGGAGAGCTTCGGTGTCCGGCTCAAGGCGGGCGACATCGTGTTGCCCGGGTCGTGTACCAAGGCGTTCGACGCCACGCCGGGTGCCGAATATGTCGCCGATTTCGCCGGGCTGGGCTCGGTGCGTTTGAATTTCGAATAGTCGAGGAGCTAGTTATGCCGAACAAGGTTTCGGTCGCGATCGTCGGGTCGGGCAACATCAGCACCGACCTGCTCTACAAGCTGTTGCGCTCGGAGTGGTTGGAGCCGCGGTGGATGATCGGCATCGACCCGGAGAGTGAGGGCCTGGCGCGCGCCCGCAAGCTCGGGCTGGAAACGTCGCACGAAGGCGTGGACTGGCTGCTGGCGCAGAGCGAGAAGCCCGACATGGTCTTCGAGGCCACCAGCGCCTACGTGCACCGCGACGCGGCGCCGAAGTATGCGGAGGCCGGCATCCGCGCGATCGACCTCACGCCCGCGGCGATCGGACCCGGCGTCATCCCACCGGCCAACCTGCACGAACACCTCGACGCGCCCAACGTCAACATGGTCACCTGCGGGGGGCAGGCGACGATCCCGATCGTGTACGCGGTCTCCCGCGCGCTCGTCGACAAAGGCGGAGTGCCCTACGCCGAGATCGTCGCGTCGGTGTCGTCGGCCTCGGCCGGCCCGGGAACCCGCGCCAACATCGATGAGTTCACCAAGACCACCAGCGCCGGGGTGGAGGTGATCGGCGGCGCGAAGCGGGGCAAGGCCATCATCATCCTCAACCCGGCCGAGCCGCCGATGATCATGCGCGACACCATCTTCTGTGCGATTCCGGAGGACGCCGACCACGCCGCGATCACCCAGTCGATCAAGGACGTCGTCGCC comes from Mycolicibacterium pulveris and encodes:
- a CDS encoding lipid-transfer protein, which gives rise to MPGELSGKAAIVGIGATDFSKNSGRSELRLASEAVLDALDDAGLTPADVDGMVTFTMDSNTEVAIARAIGIGDLTFFSKIHHGGGAACATIQQAAIAVATGVAECVVAYRAFNERSGTRFGQVQMRLVENADSTGVDNSFSYPHGLSTPAAQVAMIARRYMHLSGATSRDFGAVSVADRRHAANNPKAYFYQKPITIEDHQNSRWIAEPLRLLDCCQETDGGVALVVTSAERAKDLKHRPAIIEAASQGSSPDQYSMVSYYRPELGLPEMGLVGRQLWAQSGLTPADIQTAVLYDHFTPFTLIQLEELGFCDKGDAKDFVADGAIEIGGRLPINTHGGQLGEAYIHGMNGIAEAVRQLRGTSVNPVPNVEHVLVTAGTGVPTSGLILG
- a CDS encoding acyl-CoA dehydrogenase family protein, translated to MDFTPNPEQQAVADVVTSVLDRDNSWDALVAGGVTALAVPERLGGDGVGLSEVATALTEIGRHGTVSPALATLGFGLLPLRELATDEQQDRYLAGVAKGAVLTAALNEPGAPLPDQPATVLSQSADGHRLNGTKIAVPYAGQAEWMIVTAGTGVVVVSPKAAGVEVTKTPTSNGSDEYTVTFTDAPVDGVLDGAQPRRVDQLALAAIGAFASGLVAGALRLTADYVANREQFGKPLSTFQTVAAQLAEVYIASRTLTLVATSVAWRLAEGRDADEDLDVLGYWLASQAPPVMQLCHHLHGGMGMDITYPMDRYYSTIKDLTRLVGGPSHRLDLVGAALGERSDGS
- a CDS encoding cytochrome P450, with protein sequence MPCPNLPKGFDPLDAELNLKGLPVAELAELRKSEPVHWVDVPEGTGGFGDKGYWIVTKHAEVKEVSRRSDVFGSSPNGAIPVWPKDMTREAIDLQRNVLLNMDAPQHTRLRKIISRGFTPRAVGRLEDELRARAQKIAEAAAALESGDFVEQVACELPLQAIAELLGVPQDDRDKIFRWSNEMTAGEDPEYADVDPAMSSVELIQYAMKMAEDRAKNPTEDIVTKLIEADIDGEKLTDDEFGFFVVMLAVAGNETTRNSITHGMIAFSQNPDQWELFKKERPQSAVDEIVRWATPVSAFQRTALEDVELGGVKIKKGERVVMSYRSANFDEDVFEDPYTFNILRDPNPHVGFGGTGAHYCIGANLARMTIYLIFNAIADHMPDLTPIGEPERLKSGWLNGIKHWQVDYTGECPVKH
- a CDS encoding bifunctional MaoC family dehydratase N-terminal/OB-fold nucleic acid binding domain-containing protein; translated protein: MSTVEDIKAAADRVKAEGKSKPRLGRHPVNQPMIDHWLDAMGDKNPIYVDDAAAKAAGHPGKVAPPAMIQVWTMMGLGGVRPDDDPLGKIIELFDDAGYIGVVATNCEQTYHRYLRVGEEVSVTAELTDVVGPKNTALGEGFFITQKITWQVGDEPVAEMMWRIMKFRPAADDSAPAAARVPDDLDADAMMRPASSRDTKFFWDGVNAHELRIQKRPDGTLQHPPVPALWQDKEKPTEYVVASGKGTVFSFVVHHAPKVPGRTLPFVIALVELEEGVRMLGELRNVDPSAVQIGMPVRATFIDFPEGSSGPAWTLYAWEPDT
- a CDS encoding steroid 3-ketoacyl-CoA thiolase, whose amino-acid sequence is MGTPVIVEATRSPIGKRNGWLSGLHATELLGATQKALVEKAGIDAGDVEQVIGGCVTQFGEQSNNITRVSWLVAGLPEHVGAATVDCQCGSGQQANGLIAGLIAADAIDIGIACGIEAMSRVGLGANAGPDRSILRPASWDIDLPDQFTAAERIAKRRGITREELDEFGFYSQAKAKQAWAEGRFDREISGIEAPVLDEQNQPTSERHVVTRDQGLRDTTMEGLAGLKTVIEGGLHTAGTSSQISDGAAAVLWMDETKARALGLKPRARIVSQALVGAEPYYHLDGPVQSTAKVLEKAGMKMGDIDITEINEAFASVVLSWARVHNPDMDKVNVNGGAIALGHPVGSTGSRLITTALHELERTDKTTALITMCAGGALSTGTIIERI
- the fadE29 gene encoding acyl-CoA dehydrogenase FadE29 is translated as MYIDLTPEQKKLQAELREYFANLISPEETKEMEKDRHGKAYRAVIKRMGADGKLGVGWPKEFGGLGFGPIEQSIFVNEAQRADVPLPAVTLQTVGPTLQQYGTAAQKKKFLPAILAGEVHFAIGYTEPEAGTDLASLRTSAVRQGDEYIVNGQKVFTTGGHDADYIWLACRTDPEAVKHKGISILIVDTKDPGYSWTPMILSDGAHHTNATYYNDVRVPADMLVGEENGGWKLITTQLNNERVMLGPAGRVASLYDHVHAWASKPGSNGVAPLEYDDVKRSLGELKAMWRINELLNWQVAASGETIDVADAAATKVFGTERIQYAGRLAEEIVGRYGDPADPDTAELLRWLDSQTKRNLVITFGGGVNEVMREMIAAAGLKVPRVPR
- a CDS encoding MaoC family dehydratase, which encodes MSTPTVEVGTKLPELSLYGDPTFIVATAIATRDYQDVHHDRDKAQAKGSKDIFVNILTDTGLVQRYITDWAGPTAVIKSIGLRLGVPWYAYDTVTFRGEVTAIDDGLITLKITGSNSLGDHVIATATLTIGGGN